Proteins encoded by one window of Mercenaria mercenaria strain notata chromosome 4, MADL_Memer_1, whole genome shotgun sequence:
- the LOC128556610 gene encoding uncharacterized protein LOC128556610 gives MFSDGSELGYGACAYLRMVDEDDRVMCSLVLGKSRLAPMKQISIPRLELSGAVVACRMYAMLSEDLDMKIDQAVFWTDSTILLGYINNASRRFKTCVGNRLSVIHEVTSPDQWRYVDSGSNPADIASRGIDPSDTQRIQTWLKGPKFLFQDPTAWPVHSYVQEIADDDTEVMKEAVINSRTTNTEIDRIIMRYSDLTKLQRAFVWLQRFKTYCRHRYLKHDVQVPTGGITVIEVRNATRDILKCAKKGHFSEELSALRIDNPVKKDSRIASLNPILHDGLIRVHGRVRRENLQEYPVILPSKHHVTTLIIRHYHNINSHVGTQQVLAATREKY, from the coding sequence ATGTTCAGCGATGGTTCGGAGTTAGGCTACGGCGCATGCGCATACCTACGTATGGTGGATGAAGATGACAGAGTGATGTGCTCCTTAGTCCTCGGTAAATCTCGCCTGGCACCAATGAAACAGATTTCTATACCTCGCCTAGAACTGTCTGGAGCTGTAGTCGCATGCCGCATGTATGCAATGCTATCAGAAGACCTCGACATGAAAATCGACCAAGCTGTATTCTGGACTGATTCTACAATACTTCTGGGATATATCAATAACGCATCACGCCGTTTCAAAACGTGTGTTGGCAACAGACTCAGTGTCATTCATGAAGTTACGTCACCTGACCAATGGCGCTATGTTGATTCCGGTTCGAATCCTGCCGACATTGCGTCTAGAGGTATCGACCCAAGTGATACACAAAGAATACAGACATGGCTTAAGGGTCCTAAATTCCTTTTCCAAGATCCAACTGCTTGGCCAGTCCATAGCTATGTGCAGGAAATAGCAGATGATGACACGGAAGTAATGAAGGAAGCTGTAATAAATAGTAGAACGACAAATACAGAAATTGACAGAATTATAATGCGTTACTCCGACTTGACCAAACTACAACGAGCATTCGTATGGctgcaaagatttaaaacttattgCAGACACCGTTATCTAAAACATGACGTACAAGTACCCACAGGCGGTATTACAGTAATAGAAGTACGGAACGCCACACGAGACATATTAAAATGTGCAAAGAAAGGACACTTTTCTGAAGAACTCTCAGCACTGAGAATAGATAATCCAGTGAAGAAAGATAGTAGAATCGCATCTTTGAATCCCATATTACATGACGGTCTCATACGAGTACATGGGAGAGTGAGACGGGAGAATCTCCAAGAATATCCGGTTATTCTACCCAGTAAACATCACGTGACTACGCTAATAATTAGACATTACCACAACATCAATAGTCACGTGGGAACTCAGCAGGTGCTTGCAGCTACACGGGAAAAGTATTAG